A genomic segment from Triplophysa dalaica isolate WHDGS20190420 chromosome 22, ASM1584641v1, whole genome shotgun sequence encodes:
- the erap1a gene encoding endoplasmic reticulum aminopeptidase 1 encodes MIKCLYFTSLTFVILLSGLLVVNHGKTMSPFPWNKMRLPDTAKPHHYDLLIHPNLTSLTFTGAVEILLEVERDTRALILHSKRLHVSRALLLASRRPLDLQVSEFEPHEQIALFSDGLTFARGSHVVRLEFSANLSDSFHGFYKGTYTTSSGEVRMMASTQFEATHARAAFPCFDEPEFKANFTIRIQRESRHISISNMPKSKTVKLSNGLLEDQFDTTVKMSTYLVAFIICDFHSISKKSQHGVEISVYTVPEKISQAEYALNTAVTLLDFYDDYFDIPYPLPKHDLAAIPDFQSGAMENWGLSTYRESGLLFDPKKSSSSDKQGITKVIAHELAHQWFGNLVTMQWWNDLWLNEGFAKFMEFVSVNITHPELQVSDYFMGKCFNAMSVDSLSSSHPISTQVENPAEISEMFDDVSYQKGACILNMLRDFLSPEAFKYGIILYLKKHSYRNTVNSDLWESLTNICTSGSDSGRLKLDGFCSKNPSETPASKWFMEDGVDVQAIMDTWTLQEGFPLITVEVKGREVTLKQERFLKGAESSKSSQGRVLWQVPLTYITSHSRTVQRFLLKSERDVLYLPEEVEWVKFNVDLRGFYIVHYESGGWDALIKQLQRDHTVFSSNDRASLIHDIFQLVSIEKVLLDKALNLSVYLSRESEIMPVTQGFGELVPLYKLMEKRDMEELENQMKGHLVKLFQRLIDSQSWSDEGSVSERVLRNYLLLFACIRRYPSCVSTATDLFQKWKESDGKMWLPADVSLVVFTEGARTDEGWDFLLEKYVKSVSPSEKSLIKAALSYSPLAHKLEWLLEKSIDGQILKTQDLPSLLISVSKNRKGYKLAWRFLKANWGKLVKKFDLGSSAISRMVVGVTDQYSTREMLKEVEFFFGSLTQEQGSGLRSIQQALEKIQQNIRWMDKNVLPLKDWLDTQSS; translated from the exons ATGATAAAGTGTCTGTATTTCACCTCCCTTACATTTGTCATATTATTATCTGGTCTTTTGGTCGTCAACCATGGAAAAACCATGTCGCCTTTCCCCTGGAATAAGATGAGGTTGCCAGACACTGCGAAACCCCACCATTATGACCTGCTGATCCATCCCAACCTCACCTCCCTGACCTTCACTGGAGCTGTTGAGATCCTCCTGGAGGTTGAGCGCGACACCCGAGCTCTCATTCTCCACAGCAAGAGGCTTCACGTCTCCAGAGCGTTGCTCTTGGCCTCCAGACGTCCTCTGGATCTTCAAGTCAGTGAGTTTGAACCCCATGAACAGATAGCTCTCTTCTCTGATGGTCTGACGTTTGCGCGGGGAAGCCATGTTGTGCGGCTGGAGTTCTCGGCCAACTTGTCCGACAGTTTTCATGGGTTTTATAAAGGCACGTACACCACAAGCAGTGGAGAGGTCAG GATGATGGCGTCTACTCAGTTTGAAGCCACCCACGCCCGAGCCGCCTTCCCTTGTTTTGATGAACCTGAATTCAAAGCCAACTTTACAATCCGCATTCAAAGAGAGTCAAGACACATTTCCATATCCAACATGCCCAAG TCGAAAACTGTAAAACTAAGTAACGGACTACTAGAGGATCAATTTGACACGACTGTGAAGATGAGCACCTATCTGGTGGCCTTCATCATCTGCGACTTCCATTCCATCAGTAAAAAAAGCCAGCATGGAGTCGAG ATATCAGTGTATACTGTTCCTGAGAAGATCAGTCAAGCAGAATATGCTCTCAACACCGCCGTCACACTGCTAGACTTTTATGATGATTATTTTGACATCCCCTATCCACTTCCCAAACACG ATCTCGCAGCAATCCCAGACTTCCAGTCTGGTGCGATGGAAAACTGGGGCCTGTCGACGTACAGGGAAAGTGGGCTTCTCTTTGACCCTAAGAAATCTTCGTCCTCTGACAAACAGGGCATCACTAAAGTTATCGCCCATGAACTGGCCCACCAG tGGTTTGGGAATCTGGTCACGATGCAGTGGTGGAATGATCTGTGGTTGAACGAAGGTTTCGCAAAGTTCATGGAGTTTGTGTCGGTCAACATCACCCACCCTGAGCTGCAAGTG AGTGATTATTTCATGGGGAAGTGTTTCAATGCCATGTCCGTCGACTCTTTAAGCTCCTCCCATCCTATATCAACCCAGGTGGAGAATCCTGCTGAAATCAGTGAGATGTTTGATGACGTCTCGTACCAGAAG GGAGCATGTATTTTAAACATGCTGAGGGATTTCTTGAGCCCGGAAGCTTTTAAGTATGGCATTATACTATACCTGAAGAAACACAGCTACCGTAACACTGTCAACTCCGACCTTTGGGAAAGTCTAACGAAT ATCTGCACTTCTGGATCAGATTCTGGAAGACTGAAACTCGATGGATTCTGTTCCAAAAACCCTTCTGAAACTCCAGCATCT AAATGGTTTATGGAAGACGGTGTGGACGTGCAAGCTATTATGGACACCTGGACGCTGCAGGAGGGCTTTCCTTTGATTACTGTGGAGGTCAAAGGTCGAGAGGTCACGCTCAAACAGGAGCGTTTCCTTAAGGGAGCAGAATCTTCAAAGAGTTCACA GGGCCGAGTCCTCTGGCAGGTTCCTTTGACGTACATCACCAGCCACAGTCGCACAGTCCAACGGTTCCTGCTGAAAAGTGAACGAG ATGTGTTATACCTGCCGGAGGAGGTTGAATGGGTTAAATTTAACGTGGACCTTCGGGGGTTTTACATTGTGCATTATGAGTCGGGCGGGTGGGATGCATTGATCAAACAACTTCAGCGGGACCACACCGTGTTCAGCAGCAATGACAGAGCCAGTCTCATTCACGACATCTTTCAACTGGTCAG CATTGAGAAGGTTCTTCTGGATAAAGCTCTGAATCTCAGCGTGTATCTCAGTAGAGAGTCTGAGATCATGCCGGTAACGCAGGGCTTCGGCGAGCTGGTGCCGCTTTACAAACTCATGGAGAAGAGAGACATGGAGGAACTCGAGAACCAAATGAAG GGTCATTTAGTGAAGTTATTCCAGAGATTGATAGACAGTCAGAGCTGGTCAGATGAGGGTTCTGTGTCGGAGCGTGTACTCAGGAACTATCTGCTGTTGTTCGCCTGCATACGCCGTTACCCGTCATGCGTCAGCACTGCCACAGATCTCTTCCAGAAGTGGAAAGAATCTGATGGCAAAATGTG GCTGCCTGCTGACGTCAGTTTGGTGGTGTTCACCGAAGGAGCACGTACAGATGAAGGATGGGACTTCCTGTTGGAGAAATACGTGAAGTCTGTCTCGCCTTCAGAGAAGAGTCTGATCAAAGCGGCTCTGTCCTACAGTCCTCTAGCACATAAACTTGAGTG GCTGCTGGAAAAGAGTATAGACGGACAGATACTGAAAACTCAAGATCTTCCGTCACTGCTTATCAGCGTCAGTAAAAACCGAAAAGGTTACAAACTAGCCTGGAGGTTTCTGAAGGCCAACTGGGGTAAACTGGTGAAAAA GTTTGATCTCGGTTCATCTGCGATATCTCGCATGGTTGTGGGAGTGACGGATCAGTACTCCACCAGAGAAATGCTTAAAGAG GTTGAGTTTTTCTTCGGATCACTGACACAGGAACAGGGATCTGGACTCCGCAGTATTCAGCAGGCCCTGGAGAAGATCCAGCAGAACATTCGCTGGATGGACAAGAACGTCCTACCACTGAAAGATTGGCTCGATACACAGAGTTCATGA